One window of the Solanum stenotomum isolate F172 chromosome 11, ASM1918654v1, whole genome shotgun sequence genome contains the following:
- the LOC125843751 gene encoding putative U-box domain-containing protein 50 — translation MANEMERDNKVYIAINSDIHDGFLTLQWALKRWDSHSITIVILYASNNICKDYVVTPMGKLPRGSVNEEKLKDLEKLEEAKNQKILWRYKVFCGNVKVEAIKIERYDESIQKFMVDLIYGLKINKLVISLTFMKPSSWKSRSAISGSFFVHRQKPEFCELFIICGGKLVFLREGDNEGLIEDDKGIMVAKSRSMRQSFRDLVIKMFPENSSKLLKNQSDLSSSSTTNVEFDKWEKYKKEIDNYMCQLLSSNFEEIDDFVADEILHKNIITELVMAENMTIQEKKEALRIKFLEIKEAIQLSREEAKSHVEGQAKAQWAVTLCTRRAEEIDGCINDELARKPDLKRELDATKDELNELHTEVEVTKSKLSSILELQHELSIKMQLSSVARSRAEVQLEKVLKQRMDTVKEIEEFRRQRDVLRRRITFCREKDAIGNASMLIEPRLEYKKFSAEEIRTATDGFSNLMRLKSGGDWTDVYKAKLHHTSVAIKLYSSADVDSEDTFQAKVKFLSHMRHPHILSMIGYCSELRCIVFEYMHNGCLRDILFSSTRGSKRRNYGLNWQARICIVANVCTGLCFLHRAKPRPVAHGNLNPSKILLDCNNMAKIYDVRIPLSCDKSDLRSDIRAYGNLVLQILTGRNWAGLVEEAIMMDQSKLIEVLDPMAGEWPLDIALELGRIGIKCLSIHEDKELNMTNLAREMEKVKKLADEIVANGECVVANGRNLDDHEDSTEFPNFFLCPILQEVMKNPHVAADGFSYELEAIEEWLKKGRDTSPMTNLRLKDNLLTPNHSLRALIQDSQKRQSTSTR, via the exons ATGGCTAATGAGATGGAGAGGGATAACAAGGTTTATATAGCAATAAATTCAGATATACATGATGGTTTTTTAACCTTACAATGGGCACTCAAAAGATGGGATTCTCACTCAATCACCATTGTTATTCTTTATGCTTCTAATAACATATGTAAAGATTATGTTGTAACCCCAA tGGGAAAGCTACCAAGAGGATCagtaaatgaagaaaaattgaaGGATCTTGAAAAGTTAGAAGAagcaaaaaatcaaaaaatactTTGGAGATACAAAGTTTTTTGTggaaat gTGAAAGTTGAAGCAATCAAGATTGAAAGATATGATGAATCAATTCAAAAATTCATGGTGGATTTGATCTATGGTCTTAAGATAAACAAATTAGTCATATCATTGACTTTCATGAAACCTTCATCATG gaaatcaagaagtgcaataAGTGGATCATTTTTTGTGCATAGACAAAAGCCAGAATTTTgtgaattatttattatatgtgGAGGGAAATTGGTTTTTCTAAGAGAAGGAGATAATGAGGGATTAATTGAAGATGATAAAGGAATTATGGTTGCTAAATCAAGATCAATGAGACAAAGTTTTAGAGATTTGGTTATAAAAATGTTTCCtgaaaatagttcaaaattgttgaaaaatcaaagtgatttatcatcatcatcaacaactaatgttgaatttgataaatgggaaaaatataaaaaagaaattgataattATATGTGTCAATTAttatcttcaaattttgaagaaattgatgattttgttGCTGATGAGATTCTCCACAAGAACATCATTACAGAGCTTGTTATGGCAGAAAATATG actatacaagaaaagaaagaagctTTGAGAATCAAATTTTTGGAGATTAAAGAAGCAATACAACTAAGCAGAGAAGAAGCAAAATCTCATGTTGAAGGACAAGCTAAGGCTCAATGGGCTGTCACTTTATGTACTAGAAGA GCTGAGGAAATTGATGGTTGCATAAATGATGAACTCGCGCGAAAGCCTGATCTAAAGAGAGAGTTAGATGCTACAAAAGACGAGCTGAATGAACTTCACACGGAAGTAGAGGTCACGAAGAGTAAACTCAGCTCGATTCTTGAACTACAACACGAGTTATCTATCAAGATGCAGCTGTCTTCTGTGGCAAGATCGCGTGCTGAGGTCCAATTGGAAAAAGTATTGAAGCAGAGAATGGATACAGTTAAGGAGATTGAGGAGTTTAGAAGGCAAAGAGATGTTCTACGAAGAAGGATAACGTTTTGTAGAGAAAAAGACGCGATAGGTAATGCTTCAATGCTGATTGAACCAAGGCTCGAGTACAAGAAGTTCAGTGCTGAAGAAATAAGAACAGCCACAGATGGATTTTCTAATCTTATGAGGTTGAAATCTGGTGGTGATTGGACTGATGTGTATAAAGCTAAGCTTCATCACACATCTGTTGCAATCAAACTGTATAGTTCTGCTGATGTTGATTCTGAAGACACCTTTCAAGCTAAG GTGAAGTTCTTGAGCCATATGAGGCATCCTCATATTCTATCGATGATCGGATATTGCTCTGAGCTAAGGTGCATCGTGTTCGAGTATATGCATAATGGTTGCTTAAGAGATATTCTCTTCTCAAGCACCAGAGGCTCTAAAAGGAGAAATTATGGCCTAAACTGGCAAGCTAGGATATGTATTGTAGCCAATGTTTGTACAGGCTTGTGCTTCCTCCACCGGGCCAAGCCAAGGCCCGTGGCTCATGGCAACCtcaacccttcaaaaatcctTCTTGATTGTAACAATATGGCGAAAATCTATGATGTTAGGATACCTCTGTCATGTGACAAATCGGATTTAAGATCAGATATCCGGGCTTATGGGAACTTAGTCTTACAGATTCTGACCGGAAGAAACTGGGCCGGGCTGGTTGAGGAGGCGATTATGATGGACCAGAGTAAGCTTATTGAAGTGCTTGATCCAATGGCCGGAGAGTGGCCATTGGATATAGCACTGGAGCTTGGTAGAATTGGAATAAAGTGTTTGTCTATTCATGAAGATAAGGAGTTAAACATGACGAATTTGGCAAGAGagatggagaaagtgaagaagtTAGCTGATGAAATAGTAGCAAATGGTGAATGTGTTGTGGCAAATGGAAGAAATCTAGATGATCATGAAGACTCAACAGAGTTTCCTAATTTCTTCCTTTGCCCCATTTTACAG GAAGTGATGAAGAATCCACATGTTGCAGCTGATGGATTTTCATATGAGCTAGAAGCTATAGAGGAATGGCTAAAGAAAGGAAGAGATACATCACCAATGACAAATTTAAGGCTCAAGGACAATCTTCTCACTCCGAATCATAGTTTACGTGCTCTGATCCAAGACTCACAAAAGAGACAATCAACTTCTACCAGATAG